In Nitrospirota bacterium, the DNA window AGTTTCAAGATTCGCCCACTACCTGAAGTCTATGATGAGAGACAAGATCGGTAGTTTCATGACCCGTAAAAACGCTGAAGACTTCCTTAACAGGTGGATTGCAAGTTATGTATTGCTTGACGATAACGCCTCACAGGAGGCAAAGGCAAGTCATCCTTTGAGGGAGGCAAGGATAGATGTAAGCGAAATACCGGGTAAACCAGGCGCTTACAGGGCTGTTGCTTTTCTGAAGCCCCATTATCAGCTTGATGAACTGAGCGTTTCTTTGAGGCTGGTTGCAAACCTGCCTCCGCCTGCAAAACAGTAGAAGTGGAGGTTGCGTAAATAATCTAACTTTTTAAGGAGGTAGCAGACAATGTTTGATGCGTTTTTAAAAATTGACAGTATTAAAGGAGAAAGTACCGATGACAAGCACAAGGAATGGATTGAAGTGCTGTCTTTTAACACAGCTATATCCCAGCCTTCCTCAGGTTCCGCAAGCAGCGGAGGCGGCCGTACGGCGCAGCGTGCAAATTTCGCCCCTTTTTCTTTTGTAAAAACTGTGGACAAGGCCACCCCGAAGCTGGCCCTTTTTTGCGCAAACGGAGAGCATATCAAGGAGATAACACTTGAATTGTGCCGTGCATCAGGAGACAAACAAAAGTACATGGAAATAAAGTTGTACGACTCAGTCGTCAGTTCATTCAGCCCCTCTGGCTCTTCAAAGGGCGGAGAACCCTTACCTCTTGAAGAGGTATCATTTTCCTATGGAAAGATTGACTGGACGTATACAGAGACAGACCATGCTACCGGTAAACCCAAA includes these proteins:
- a CDS encoding type VI secretion system tube protein Hcp; protein product: MFDAFLKIDSIKGESTDDKHKEWIEVLSFNTAISQPSSGSASSGGGRTAQRANFAPFSFVKTVDKATPKLALFCANGEHIKEITLELCRASGDKQKYMEIKLYDSVVSSFSPSGSSKGGEPLPLEEVSFSYGKIDWTYTETDHATGKPKGDVKTNWDLQANKGG